The following proteins are encoded in a genomic region of Reichenbachiella sp.:
- a CDS encoding glycosyltransferase encodes MQNTIIGMIFHGEYPTHPRIENQALHLISESAEIHLFCVTYQKEKAGIEEHKGIKVHRTFLPSWMYKLSALAYTFPLYHRLMRSHLQRFIRNSKAQALHLHNMNLAQPIFDINKSTNLPIILDLHENIPEIMKFYPHLQSGFGKALIKPSVWKKKEEEFILKSDGIIVVTSDAKNELEQRTGVDDNKTLVLPNFTDPSFIKKEYSTKLIQKFKGNFNAIYIGDTGKRRGLESVIKAIPAILKKIPNFHLIVVGASNNDKALHELANQLKVDRHISFEGWQPESLLSDYIYLSDIGICPLLRNTHHDTTYANKLFQYAMLGKPILASDCTAQKNLIESEKWGLIHESDNSIDFANQFIQLYNDNSSRIEFGKNGAKAIANKYNYPSSEFGIAYYQKLIN; translated from the coding sequence ATGCAAAACACAATCATTGGAATGATTTTTCATGGCGAGTATCCGACTCACCCCAGGATAGAAAACCAAGCCCTGCATCTGATTTCAGAGAGTGCTGAAATCCACCTCTTTTGTGTCACATATCAGAAAGAAAAGGCTGGAATAGAGGAACATAAAGGTATCAAAGTACATCGAACTTTTTTACCCAGCTGGATGTACAAATTATCTGCACTTGCCTACACATTTCCGCTCTATCACAGATTGATGCGCTCGCATCTACAGCGATTTATCAGAAATAGCAAAGCACAAGCCCTACATCTTCACAATATGAATTTGGCCCAACCTATTTTTGACATCAACAAGTCGACGAACCTGCCCATCATTCTGGATTTACATGAGAATATTCCTGAAATCATGAAATTCTACCCCCACCTTCAAAGTGGATTTGGTAAAGCATTGATCAAACCATCAGTTTGGAAGAAAAAAGAAGAAGAATTCATCTTAAAGTCTGATGGTATTATTGTAGTTACTAGTGATGCAAAAAACGAACTGGAACAAAGAACAGGAGTCGATGACAACAAAACATTAGTGCTCCCAAATTTTACTGACCCATCGTTCATAAAGAAGGAATACAGCACTAAGCTTATCCAAAAGTTTAAAGGCAATTTCAATGCTATTTACATAGGAGATACCGGTAAGAGAAGAGGATTAGAATCTGTAATAAAAGCTATTCCAGCAATACTCAAAAAGATTCCTAATTTCCATCTAATCGTTGTCGGTGCGAGCAATAATGATAAGGCTCTTCACGAATTAGCTAATCAATTGAAAGTAGATAGGCACATCTCGTTTGAAGGATGGCAACCGGAAAGCCTACTCTCGGATTACATCTACCTTTCCGATATAGGTATCTGCCCGTTGCTCAGAAATACTCATCACGACACAACCTATGCAAATAAATTATTCCAGTATGCCATGCTCGGAAAACCTATTTTAGCTAGTGACTGCACAGCTCAAAAAAATCTTATTGAAAGCGAGAAGTGGGGACTCATCCATGAATCAGACAACTCGATAGACTTTGCCAATCAATTCATTCAACTCTACAACGATAACTCGTCGCGAATTGAGTTTGGTAAAAATGGAGCCAAGGCTATTGCCAATAAATACAACTACCCTTCCAGCGAATTTGGTATAGCCTACTACCAGAAACTAATTAACTAA
- a CDS encoding CDP-glycerol glycerophosphotransferase family protein codes for MSPVSWFRKPIIGYLLRTFMFTLQKASGIFIKKSDTIFIAAPQGFRFADNSSFLFRYLHLKKVKCYYMVNRKEDFIHLSKTYGPQIIYAYSFRAFILFVKSKCLVYAYADWDFHPFQVSRDKLVINLWHSISIKKLGLAAGMNKIHALKLKKEMELIDAFVASSKKEADSLDDCFGLKSDKILISGTPRNDYLLNEQPNQVLANKNPELTKRTILYCPTFRNNGITNLLPFNDFDLNELDAFLGANHTNLLVRKHHREWYYQKALGYDELTECKNIFKAGQSEYPEVQELLPHIDILMTDYSGIYFDFLLLDRPMIFAPYDIDSFGKRPGFLFDYDQNTPGVKVKNTAEFKAELSDLFNGVDKYDTQRKSVKDEFHRYQDGKSSQRILDYIQSHKKFN; via the coding sequence ATGAGTCCAGTCAGTTGGTTTAGAAAGCCCATCATCGGTTATTTATTGAGGACTTTCATGTTTACTCTGCAAAAAGCATCCGGTATTTTTATTAAAAAATCAGACACCATTTTCATTGCAGCTCCTCAAGGTTTTCGGTTTGCTGACAATTCAAGTTTTTTGTTCAGATATCTTCACCTAAAAAAAGTCAAATGCTATTACATGGTCAACCGAAAGGAAGATTTCATCCACCTATCAAAGACCTATGGTCCGCAAATTATATATGCCTATTCTTTTCGGGCCTTTATCCTATTTGTGAAATCTAAGTGCCTGGTTTACGCTTATGCCGATTGGGATTTTCATCCCTTTCAGGTGAGCAGAGATAAGCTGGTTATCAATCTCTGGCATAGCATTTCTATTAAAAAGCTGGGACTAGCGGCTGGCATGAACAAAATCCATGCGCTCAAGCTAAAAAAAGAAATGGAATTAATAGATGCCTTTGTGGCTAGCTCGAAGAAAGAGGCAGACTCACTCGATGACTGCTTTGGACTGAAATCAGATAAAATACTGATTTCTGGAACCCCGAGAAATGATTATTTGCTTAATGAACAACCCAATCAAGTATTAGCGAATAAAAATCCTGAATTAACCAAACGTACAATTCTCTATTGTCCGACTTTCCGAAACAACGGCATCACTAACTTACTACCATTCAATGATTTTGATTTGAATGAGTTGGATGCTTTTTTAGGGGCTAATCACACCAATCTATTGGTCAGGAAACATCATCGGGAATGGTATTATCAAAAAGCTTTGGGCTATGATGAATTGACAGAATGCAAAAATATATTCAAAGCTGGACAAAGCGAATATCCAGAAGTACAAGAACTGCTACCACACATCGACATACTGATGACTGATTACTCTGGCATTTACTTTGATTTTCTTCTGCTGGATAGACCTATGATCTTTGCCCCATACGACATAGATAGTTTTGGGAAGAGACCCGGATTTTTGTTTGATTACGATCAAAATACACCTGGCGTCAAAGTGAAAAACACAGCAGAATTTAAAGCAGAGCTATCGGATTTATTCAACGGTGTTGATAAGTATGACACTCAGCGTAAATCTGTAAAAGATGAGTTTCACCGCTATCAGGATGGTAAGTCCTCTCAAAGAATATTAGATTACATCCAATCTCACAAAAAATTCAATTAG
- a CDS encoding class I SAM-dependent methyltransferase → MSDKEFWEDFYSKKKGILEPSPFAQYVIKEHHLSGSLVELGCGNGRDSIYFIKNKLEVFGTDQCQTTIGRLKDLKLEGGKFEVKDFTTLGELGKFDNIYSRFTLHSVSEKQASQTLTWAFDSLNVGGKLCIEVRSIHDELYGEGTEVERDAFVTDHYRRFVRIDELTKELETLGFKIEYSEESKGFAVYKNEDPAVIRVVATRS, encoded by the coding sequence ATGAGTGATAAAGAATTTTGGGAAGACTTTTATTCGAAGAAAAAAGGCATTTTGGAGCCTTCTCCCTTTGCACAATATGTAATTAAAGAGCATCACCTGTCTGGATCTCTTGTTGAACTTGGGTGTGGAAATGGTCGAGATAGCATATATTTCATCAAAAACAAGTTGGAAGTTTTTGGGACGGATCAATGTCAGACTACTATTGGTAGATTGAAAGATTTAAAGCTCGAAGGTGGAAAATTTGAGGTAAAAGATTTTACGACTCTAGGTGAACTCGGAAAGTTTGACAATATCTATTCTCGATTCACTTTGCATTCCGTATCCGAAAAGCAGGCTTCACAAACATTAACTTGGGCATTTGATTCACTGAACGTTGGAGGCAAACTTTGCATTGAAGTTCGTAGTATTCATGACGAATTATATGGTGAGGGAACAGAAGTGGAAAGAGATGCTTTTGTTACAGATCATTATAGAAGATTTGTGAGAATTGATGAACTTACTAAAGAGCTGGAAACACTTGGTTTTAAAATTGAATACTCAGAAGAATCGAAGGGGTTTGCTGTATATAAAAATGAAGACCCAGCAGTGATTAGAGTGGTAGCAACAAGAAGCTAG
- a CDS encoding ABC transporter permease has translation MFYHFLLISLRRFKKDKFFTLLNVLGLSLGIATTVVILSFVTFEYSFDQFHTKKDNIYRVLTHWTSGNRTEKLSVTGTKISNIATNEIPEVVETAKFFPVGSRVPYSLKVEDKVFQESNFAYADPSFLKIFDFNLKSGDPNTALNEPNSIILTEQIANKYFGSTDPMGKTISVNGDTEMLITGILSNPPKNSSLLIGAIASFKRLEGRYGIGWFPMNFMTFIQLQDQTDTDKIADFFLAKAQKDMTGDMAADAAGINFSLQSLSDIHMQKGMAADIGKRGNSKNTIAFLFIGAFILAIACINYINLTTAQSEKKAKEVGIRKVLGSSRQSLVKRYLGETAILTFLSILLAIAFAELALPYINQVIGTEIPFDITNGWFWPTFLFTLFVIITALAGSYPALFLSSFQPVSVLKGTFLSARSGDKFRKILVVFQFSISIFLIIGTIVIYKQVMYGSQKQLGFDQEQIIVVPLADQASFDKLEAIEASLNSHPAIQSTAKVSEVLGNIRAGYGFDAEGLISKENNNCTGFSVDRNGLKTMGLNLIAGSDFTRTSENDSVWHYIVNRQLINDIGWTPEEAIGKDFRMTPLPFGKLIGVVEDFHFASLHEKIGPVVLTYIDHEISNLYVRTTPNQSQAAMDHIFITFNDIVPDSPIEPSFLVSELDELYQSEKRTAYLLILFTGLSIFIGCLGLLGLTAFLVEKKNKEIGIRKIMGASITQIVKNLSWRFISLILIANIIVTPIAFIALNSWLDNYAYTISIGWDIFVITGFCAMAIGFITVFYHSYKAATANPADAIRSE, from the coding sequence ATGTTCTACCACTTCCTACTCATCAGTCTTAGACGATTTAAAAAAGATAAGTTCTTCACTTTATTGAATGTTCTCGGATTATCGTTAGGTATTGCCACTACTGTTGTCATTTTATCATTTGTTACGTTTGAATATAGTTTCGATCAATTTCATACCAAAAAGGACAATATATACCGTGTACTCACACACTGGACATCAGGAAACCGAACGGAAAAATTGTCTGTTACAGGAACCAAAATCTCTAACATAGCAACCAATGAAATTCCTGAAGTGGTGGAAACAGCCAAATTCTTCCCTGTTGGTTCCAGAGTACCCTATTCACTAAAAGTTGAAGACAAAGTGTTTCAGGAATCAAATTTTGCTTATGCTGATCCGTCATTCTTGAAAATATTTGATTTCAATCTAAAATCCGGTGATCCTAACACAGCCCTCAACGAGCCAAACTCAATTATTCTCACTGAGCAAATAGCTAATAAGTACTTTGGATCGACAGATCCAATGGGAAAAACAATCTCAGTCAATGGCGACACCGAAATGCTTATTACAGGCATTCTGTCCAATCCACCTAAAAATTCTTCTCTTCTTATCGGCGCTATTGCTTCATTTAAAAGGCTGGAGGGTCGATATGGGATTGGATGGTTTCCTATGAACTTCATGACCTTTATTCAATTACAAGATCAAACGGATACAGATAAAATTGCTGACTTCTTTCTTGCTAAAGCTCAGAAAGACATGACTGGCGACATGGCGGCAGATGCAGCTGGAATCAATTTTAGTTTGCAATCATTATCCGATATACACATGCAGAAAGGAATGGCTGCTGACATAGGAAAGCGAGGCAATAGTAAAAATACCATAGCCTTTTTATTCATTGGAGCCTTCATTCTGGCTATTGCCTGTATCAATTACATCAATCTGACCACGGCACAAAGTGAGAAAAAAGCTAAAGAAGTTGGGATACGCAAGGTACTTGGCAGCAGCAGGCAATCACTTGTCAAACGGTATTTGGGAGAGACTGCAATTCTGACGTTTCTTTCCATATTACTAGCTATAGCATTTGCGGAACTTGCTTTACCATATATCAATCAGGTGATTGGTACTGAGATTCCATTTGACATTACCAATGGCTGGTTTTGGCCTACATTTTTGTTTACTCTTTTTGTAATCATAACGGCACTAGCCGGTAGTTACCCTGCCTTATTCTTATCATCTTTTCAACCCGTTTCGGTATTGAAAGGCACGTTTCTATCGGCCAGGTCAGGAGATAAGTTTAGAAAAATTCTCGTGGTCTTTCAATTCTCCATCTCCATTTTTTTAATTATTGGCACGATAGTAATCTACAAGCAAGTCATGTATGGCAGCCAAAAGCAGCTAGGTTTTGACCAGGAACAAATCATAGTAGTACCGTTGGCAGACCAGGCATCATTTGACAAACTTGAGGCAATTGAGGCCAGTTTGAATAGTCACCCCGCGATACAAAGCACCGCTAAAGTCTCCGAAGTCTTGGGAAATATCAGAGCTGGCTACGGTTTTGATGCCGAAGGTTTAATCAGCAAAGAAAACAATAATTGTACAGGATTTTCGGTAGACCGAAATGGTCTCAAAACCATGGGACTGAATCTTATTGCGGGATCAGATTTCACACGTACTTCTGAGAATGATTCCGTCTGGCATTACATAGTTAATCGCCAATTGATTAATGACATTGGATGGACACCGGAAGAAGCCATTGGCAAAGACTTTAGAATGACTCCTTTGCCTTTTGGTAAATTGATTGGGGTGGTTGAAGACTTTCACTTTGCTTCGCTTCACGAAAAAATTGGACCTGTGGTGCTAACCTATATAGATCATGAAATAAGTAATCTGTATGTACGAACAACTCCAAACCAGTCGCAAGCTGCCATGGACCACATTTTTATTACATTCAACGATATCGTTCCTGATAGCCCTATCGAACCGAGCTTTTTGGTCAGTGAGTTAGACGAACTTTACCAAAGCGAAAAAAGAACTGCCTATCTATTAATTCTATTCACTGGATTGAGCATCTTCATTGGATGTCTCGGTCTACTTGGATTAACTGCTTTTCTTGTGGAGAAAAAAAACAAGGAGATCGGTATCCGAAAAATTATGGGAGCCAGTATTACTCAAATTGTGAAGAACCTATCCTGGCGATTTATCAGCCTGATACTTATTGCTAATATCATCGTCACTCCTATTGCCTTCATCGCGCTAAATAGCTGGCTGGATAACTATGCCTATACCATTTCAATCGGTTGGGATATTTTCGTAATCACTGGTTTCTGCGCAATGGCAATTGGTTTCATTACAGTATTTTATCACAGTTACAAAGCCGCTACAGCAAATCCAGCAGATGCAATAAGGAGTGAATAA
- a CDS encoding TIGR04283 family arsenosugar biosynthesis glycosyltransferase, producing the protein MDISIIIPTLNEANYVSKTIDRLHANKSGKLELEVIVVDAGSRDETVNTIKERTNQLVVDSTLAGTKYKSLNRGVELAKGEMLLFLDADTFLPYHFDLQIKEALSKIDVVGGAFEFGFNRDGVVYRIIEWINRIRYRIDNRYFGDQAIFCSTEAFDRVDGYPHEPIMEAAYFCKALRAIGKLALIKSPILTSARRFEQGHVFIVFLKDTWIWIQFTLGLSVKRYAYAYWQENQSSE; encoded by the coding sequence ATGGACATTAGTATCATCATCCCCACGCTCAACGAGGCTAATTACGTCAGTAAAACAATTGATAGACTGCATGCGAATAAATCTGGCAAATTAGAATTAGAAGTGATAGTAGTTGACGCTGGGAGTCGGGATGAAACGGTGAATACGATCAAGGAAAGAACCAATCAGCTGGTAGTAGACTCCACTTTGGCAGGAACCAAGTATAAATCGCTGAACAGAGGTGTAGAACTGGCCAAAGGGGAGATGCTGCTTTTTCTTGACGCCGATACTTTTTTGCCGTATCACTTTGACTTGCAGATAAAAGAAGCACTTAGCAAAATAGATGTAGTGGGAGGAGCTTTTGAGTTTGGTTTCAATAGAGATGGCGTAGTTTACCGCATCATTGAGTGGATCAACAGGATTCGCTATCGAATAGATAATCGCTACTTTGGGGATCAGGCAATATTTTGTAGCACGGAAGCTTTTGATCGAGTGGATGGTTATCCTCACGAGCCAATTATGGAAGCAGCCTATTTTTGCAAGGCACTAAGAGCTATTGGCAAATTGGCATTGATAAAATCTCCAATACTCACTTCTGCCAGAAGGTTTGAGCAAGGCCATGTATTCATAGTGTTTTTGAAAGACACGTGGATTTGGATACAGTTTACCCTGGGTTTAAGTGTTAAAAGATATGCGTACGCCTATTGGCAAGAAAATCAAAGTTCAGAATAA
- a CDS encoding PAS domain-containing sensor histidine kinase, with translation MSEETIKEVFDIIVNMEVVRAQSELPEFDESDASSSIVDALNIVTVALEDRQSEIDNLKETNKELLISLQEVSRYQSALDISSIVSIGDQNGNITYVNDMFCQISGYEKDELIGKNHSILKSDQHKRIFWDGMWQIISQGNIWHNEIMNLNKEGIGYWVDTTIVPFFNSQGEIVSYLSMGHDITKRKLQEEEAREYHLQLESINKNLEDFAHTVSHDLKSPLNNAKGLVSIIEASLSEDQPAEVREYLSLLNETNDKMRSLIDGILQYSKATGRDAKLDRILLEPFIQEVANTLTAKGKAKLIFKNTLPEISYNETVLKQVISNLMSNAIKFNDKDQCIIEFSSRMDDHYYHISIADNGPGVAKEYQEDMFKLFNKVNKDPTKDSSGVGLATVKKIINEAGGNIWVDSTLGHGTKFTFTVRIKPKVHW, from the coding sequence ATGAGTGAGGAGACGATCAAAGAAGTATTTGATATCATCGTCAACATGGAAGTGGTAAGGGCGCAGAGCGAACTGCCCGAATTTGATGAAAGTGATGCCAGTTCGTCTATTGTAGATGCTCTGAATATTGTCACCGTCGCACTTGAAGACAGACAATCAGAAATTGATAATCTAAAGGAGACTAACAAGGAATTATTAATTTCCCTTCAGGAAGTAAGTCGTTATCAGTCCGCATTGGATATTTCTTCTATCGTCAGTATTGGAGACCAAAACGGAAATATCACCTACGTGAATGATATGTTTTGTCAAATATCAGGTTATGAGAAGGACGAACTAATTGGTAAAAATCATAGCATTCTTAAATCCGATCAGCACAAACGCATATTTTGGGATGGTATGTGGCAAATCATTAGCCAGGGAAACATCTGGCACAACGAGATTATGAACCTCAATAAGGAGGGGATAGGCTATTGGGTGGATACGACCATTGTTCCATTTTTCAATAGTCAAGGCGAAATCGTGAGTTACCTATCCATGGGACACGATATAACCAAGAGGAAGTTGCAGGAAGAGGAAGCCAGAGAATATCACTTGCAACTCGAAAGTATCAACAAAAACTTAGAAGATTTTGCGCATACGGTTTCGCACGATTTGAAATCTCCACTCAACAATGCCAAAGGATTGGTTTCGATTATTGAGGCTTCTTTGAGCGAAGACCAACCGGCTGAGGTAAGAGAATACCTTTCTTTGCTGAATGAAACTAACGATAAAATGCGTTCATTGATTGATGGAATATTACAGTATTCTAAGGCGACCGGTAGAGACGCCAAACTGGATCGAATACTTTTAGAGCCATTTATTCAAGAAGTAGCGAATACTTTAACAGCCAAAGGCAAAGCCAAACTCATTTTCAAAAACACCCTGCCAGAAATCAGCTACAACGAAACAGTGCTGAAGCAAGTGATTTCAAATCTGATGAGCAATGCCATCAAGTTTAACGACAAAGACCAATGTATTATTGAGTTTTCGAGTAGAATGGATGACCATTATTATCATATATCTATTGCCGATAATGGACCTGGAGTGGCCAAAGAATATCAGGAGGATATGTTTAAGCTGTTTAATAAGGTGAACAAGGATCCAACTAAGGATAGCTCAGGCGTAGGGCTGGCTACAGTCAAGAAAATCATTAACGAAGCAGGAGGAAATATATGGGTGGACTCAACCCTAGGTCACGGAACGAAGTTTACTTTTACTGTCAGAATCAAACCAAAGGTTCATTGGTAG
- a CDS encoding rhomboid family intramembrane serine protease, which produces MDNFLHEFKDAWRRPNNALPQIIIINVIVFLVLAVLNVFGKIFGFSAISDFVYDQFSIPPLFADFILRPWTLITYAFAHSLHSIFHILFNMLVLYWFGKLIVEYLGNQKLINLYVLGALAGGLLYLFVYNFVPFYAENSNFHGMVGASAAVYAITVAAATLVPNYTFFLLFFGPVKIKYIAGFYIIISFLGSVGGNAGGNVAHLGGALMGFVYIKQLQGGTDWGAWIGGVMRFFKSFFVSQPKMKVSSNQKKTKSYSTASTKSSSTASNIADQAEIDKILDKISQSGYESLSKEEKQKLFNASKKG; this is translated from the coding sequence ATGGACAATTTTTTACATGAATTTAAAGATGCCTGGAGAAGGCCGAATAATGCCCTACCGCAGATTATAATTATTAATGTGATTGTGTTTCTTGTGTTGGCTGTTCTTAATGTCTTCGGTAAGATTTTTGGTTTTTCTGCAATCTCAGATTTTGTATATGATCAATTTTCCATACCACCGTTATTCGCAGACTTTATTCTAAGACCATGGACATTAATCACCTATGCATTTGCGCATAGTCTGCACAGCATCTTTCACATTTTATTCAACATGCTGGTGTTGTATTGGTTTGGCAAGCTCATCGTTGAATATCTTGGAAATCAAAAACTGATCAACCTGTATGTATTAGGGGCATTAGCGGGTGGACTACTGTATCTGTTTGTATATAATTTCGTCCCTTTCTATGCTGAGAATTCAAATTTCCACGGCATGGTAGGCGCATCTGCAGCCGTCTATGCCATCACTGTAGCTGCAGCTACCTTAGTTCCAAATTATACTTTCTTTTTACTTTTCTTTGGCCCTGTTAAAATCAAATACATAGCAGGGTTCTACATTATCATTTCCTTTCTTGGTTCTGTTGGAGGTAATGCTGGTGGTAATGTGGCTCATCTTGGAGGTGCCCTTATGGGATTCGTTTACATCAAACAATTGCAAGGCGGTACTGACTGGGGTGCGTGGATTGGAGGAGTCATGAGATTCTTCAAGAGTTTTTTTGTATCACAACCCAAAATGAAAGTAAGCAGCAATCAGAAAAAAACTAAAAGCTATTCTACAGCAAGTACCAAATCATCGTCTACCGCTAGCAACATTGCAGATCAGGCAGAAATTGATAAGATATTGGACAAGATTTCACAATCCGGATACGAGAGTCTCAGCAAGGAAGAAAAGCAGAAGCTTTTTAATGCAAGTAAGAAAGGATGA
- a CDS encoding DUF86 domain-containing protein — protein sequence MSKRDHRLLLLDIKEASNKIIKYTTDLNLTTFQSDDKTIDAVVRNFEIIGEAANHLGAEFKSEHNHIPWRKLIGFRNRIVHEYFGVDIEIVWSIIENDIEVLQFQIEEILRDE from the coding sequence ATGTCTAAAAGAGATCATAGATTGCTTCTTCTTGATATCAAAGAGGCATCTAACAAGATTATAAAGTACACTACTGATCTGAACTTAACCACCTTTCAATCAGATGACAAAACAATAGATGCTGTCGTCAGAAATTTTGAAATTATTGGCGAAGCTGCCAATCACCTAGGAGCAGAGTTCAAATCTGAACACAACCACATCCCTTGGCGAAAACTTATAGGTTTTAGAAATCGTATTGTGCATGAATATTTTGGTGTGGATATTGAAATAGTGTGGTCGATTATTGAAAATGATATCGAGGTATTACAATTTCAGATTGAAGAAATCCTAAGGGATGAATAA
- a CDS encoding nucleotidyltransferase family protein encodes MKSLAEIKQSLGSQMTALSAKYPIKSLAIFGSYARNEQTKESDLDLCVEFNDKIGSQFIDLADEIEEFIGFKVDLVSKNGIKDRYFQSIKDELIYV; translated from the coding sequence ATGAAATCTCTAGCGGAAATAAAACAAAGCCTGGGTTCACAGATGACAGCACTTTCTGCAAAGTATCCGATCAAGTCTCTAGCCATTTTTGGATCTTATGCTCGAAATGAACAGACCAAGGAGAGTGACCTTGATTTATGCGTTGAATTCAATGACAAAATAGGTTCTCAATTCATTGATCTGGCGGACGAAATTGAGGAATTCATAGGTTTCAAGGTAGATTTGGTTTCAAAGAACGGCATCAAAGATCGTTACTTTCAATCCATCAAAGATGAATTGATTTATGTCTAA
- a CDS encoding rhomboid family intramembrane serine protease, whose protein sequence is MFQLTPIVKNILIINGIILFLEYILRISLAPIFGVHYIFSDNFYIFQYITYMWLHGGIWHLFSNMFAVLIFGPMLERVWGSKRFLTFYLITGIGAGVLYGVVDTIGKGDLSGDTEAFIADPNPDDFYIYTHTYKSRRFDMLRIEEFNDKYYENPGYTSQAVEVVNTIYNDITNIPMIGASGAVFGVLLAFAMLFPNTELMLLFPPIPIKAKYLVFFYGAYELYSEINRTGADNVAHFTHLSGMLIAFLILKYWQRQRGNFY, encoded by the coding sequence ATGTTTCAGCTGACACCTATCGTCAAGAATATTCTTATCATCAATGGCATCATCTTATTCTTAGAATATATTCTAAGAATAAGTTTGGCACCCATTTTTGGTGTTCACTATATTTTCTCAGACAACTTCTACATCTTTCAGTATATCACTTATATGTGGTTACATGGAGGCATATGGCACTTGTTTAGCAATATGTTTGCTGTACTGATTTTCGGGCCAATGCTCGAACGTGTATGGGGATCAAAACGATTTTTAACCTTTTATTTAATTACCGGTATTGGTGCAGGTGTATTGTATGGTGTGGTAGATACAATCGGTAAAGGCGATTTGAGTGGAGATACTGAAGCTTTTATTGCTGATCCAAATCCGGATGATTTCTATATTTATACTCACACCTATAAATCCAGAAGGTTTGACATGCTCAGAATTGAAGAATTCAACGACAAGTATTATGAAAACCCAGGGTATACCAGTCAAGCTGTTGAGGTAGTGAATACGATTTACAATGACATCACCAACATACCTATGATCGGAGCATCTGGAGCTGTATTCGGTGTGCTTCTTGCTTTTGCGATGCTCTTTCCAAATACAGAATTGATGCTGCTCTTTCCTCCCATACCGATAAAGGCAAAATATTTGGTGTTTTTCTATGGCGCTTACGAACTTTATTCAGAAATTAATCGCACTGGCGCTGATAACGTCGCGCATTTCACTCACTTGAGTGGTATGTTAATTGCCTTTCTTATTCTTAAGTATTGGCAGCGTCAGCGCGGTAATTTTTATTAA